GTTTTACCATTTGAATTAAATTACAATGATAGCCTCTTTGAGGATATAGAATGGAATATAGAAAAAGAATTGTCCGAGGTAGTAAAAATACTATAACGAAACGTTGGGGGATCAATGGATTTTAATAAGGAGCAAATTCTTAATATACATGAGAAACTTGAATACGTGAAGTATGATGATGAAGGTGAAATTACCTTCTATGGTTCAAAAATCCACGAGATATTAGGGCATAATAATTCTATGTCAATGATATATTTTGACCAAAGAATAAAGGATAATTATTATTCAATTTATAACGCGTTTAATAAATATTTTAAAAATGTAAGTATCCATTTTGCTCTGAAATGCAATTATATACCTGCTTGTATAGAGGCGCTTTTTAAAGTTGGATGTAGTGTTGAGGTTATGAGCAGTATTGAATTACAGATTGCTCTACAAAATGGATTTAAGAGAAACCAAATAGTTTGTAATGGCTTAGGAAAAACAAAAGAAGAATTATTACAAGAATTAGAGAACAGTAAGTTGATTTTTATTGATAATATAAATGATCTAGAAAGAATTAATTCCCTATCTTTAGATTTGGGTAAAAAAATCCCTATTGGTCTAAGAGTTTTACCTAACATAAAGAGTTCTAGTCATGAAGAAGTTATGATTAAACCTAGTTCAAAATTAGGAATGGATATTAATACTGCAATGGAATTTTTAAAGCAGTCTAAAGAGACAAATTCTAATCTTAATATAATCGGAATACAATTTCATTTAATGAGTCATTTAAAAGACTGTAGCTTATATAAAGAGTATTTATCTAGTATAGAGTCTTTCTTAGAAAATGTTTATAAAGAACTCAATTACTCCTTCCAGTATATTAATCTTGGCGGTGGTTTTGAAACTAGATTTATTATGGAAAATAATAATATTGATATAAGTAGTTTAGCTAAAATTGCATATGATAAATTAAAGAATCTACCATATGATTATGAACTCATTGTGGAGCCAGGAAGATATATTATGGCGGATGCTGCAGTAATATTGGCCTCTATAATCAGTGAAAAAAAGAGTGCTGATGTGAATTGGAAAATCACTGATATTGGTTCTAATATTCTAATACCAGTTCCTAATATTGAATATTACACAATCCCATATAAATTAAATGATGGTAATCAACCTTGGGAACGCTATAATGTAGGTGATGCTACATGCGCTCCTTCTCATTTATGTAAAGATGTTGAATTACCAAGCCAATTAGTTGAAAATAAAATAATTGTTTTAAACTGTGGTGCGTATACCTCCGTTTATAGTGAACTTTGGGCATTTAAATTACCAGAAATATATTATTTGAAGGATGATAAAATCCATAATATATTTTCTTATAATCAATTCCGCCAATTATTTAAATTAGCTTATGGATACGATATCTAGAGAAAGAGGGTTCTGTATGTTTGCAGTTAATGTAGAAGGACTAATTATTAAAGACAGTAAATTATTGATAGGTAGAAGAAGTTTAAATGAAGAGCATGCTGGAGGTAAACTTTCTTTAATTGGTGGTACAGTAGAAAAAGAAGGAAACTCCAATGATATTTTAGAAAATAATTTAAAGCGAGAAATAATGGAAGAGACAGGGTTGGAAGTTAGTAATTTTAAATATGTTAATAATACTTCTTTTGTCACACAATCTGGAATAAATGTAATCAATATTGTTTTCTCCTGTGAGTGGGTATCAGGGGATGCTGTTGTTAAAGATAGAGATGAGATTTCCGAGTTAATTTGGATGACTTTTGATGAAGTTATAAACAATAAGAACAGTCCATTTTATTTAGTTAATAGTGTTAAA
The window above is part of the Bacillus cytotoxicus NVH 391-98 genome. Proteins encoded here:
- a CDS encoding diaminopimelate decarboxylase family protein, producing MDFNKEQILNIHEKLEYVKYDDEGEITFYGSKIHEILGHNNSMSMIYFDQRIKDNYYSIYNAFNKYFKNVSIHFALKCNYIPACIEALFKVGCSVEVMSSIELQIALQNGFKRNQIVCNGLGKTKEELLQELENSKLIFIDNINDLERINSLSLDLGKKIPIGLRVLPNIKSSSHEEVMIKPSSKLGMDINTAMEFLKQSKETNSNLNIIGIQFHLMSHLKDCSLYKEYLSSIESFLENVYKELNYSFQYINLGGGFETRFIMENNNIDISSLAKIAYDKLKNLPYDYELIVEPGRYIMADAAVILASIISEKKSADVNWKITDIGSNILIPVPNIEYYTIPYKLNDGNQPWERYNVGDATCAPSHLCKDVELPSQLVENKIIVLNCGAYTSVYSELWAFKLPEIYYLKDDKIHNIFSYNQFRQLFKLAYGYDI
- a CDS encoding NUDIX hydrolase, translating into MFAVNVEGLIIKDSKLLIGRRSLNEEHAGGKLSLIGGTVEKEGNSNDILENNLKREIMEETGLEVSNFKYVNNTSFVTQSGINVINIVFSCEWVSGDAVVKDRDEISELIWMTFDEVINNKNSPFYLVNSVKIAKQDKILK